The Chitinophagales bacterium genomic sequence TATGCCCCGGTATGCTATAATTATAAGAAGTGGAGTAAAGAGGATCCTGCATTTTTTCAATATCGGGGTATTGCTCTCTCAGCGTGTCCAATATCCTTATATGATCCCATGTCAGCCCGGCATAGGTACCGGTACCGCTGAAAGGCATTTCTTCAATATATCTCACCGCCACGGGCAGGTCTTTGGTCAATGCTGCCAACGGAATTATGTCCTGCGTATTTTTTCCTTCCATCACCACGGCGTTTATCTTAACGCCTATGTCATGCCTTAACAATTCGTGCATGGTATCCAGCACTTTAGGTAATTCATCGCGGCGGGTAATGGCAAAAAAGCGGTCCCTGTCCACTGTGTCCAGGCTCAGGTTTACCGACTTGATCCCCAGTTTCTTTAATTCGGGTACATATTGCGCTGTCAGTACGCCATTAGTAGTAAGTGTCAGTTCTTTCAGGCCTTCCAATTGCGAGAGGCTGCGTAGAAAATCCATAAAGTTCTTGCGGGCAAAAGGCTCTCCGCCAGTGATGCGTATCTTCTCAACGCCCATATTTATCAATACACCACATATCTGCAGCATCTCTTCCCAGGTCATCAGCTCTGCCCTGTCCAGCCAGTCGATACCATGTTCGGGCATGCAATAGAAACAGCGCAGGTTGCACCTGTCCGTCACCGCCAGCCTGAGGTAGTTTACCGCCCTTCCATGATTATCCGTCAACTTCATAATTGGGGTATCGAAAGTACGTAAAAAATAGCCGCTATACATCTAGTCCGACGTTGCAGTGTGTTCTACACCGGCAACTTTCGCAATGTATTGCTTGTCTATGACGAACATGTTGGTGTTCTTCAACAACATACTCAGGCACACTTATCAATGCTTATTATGCACGAATATGCATTTTTTCAGGTCGTCGGAGGAGCGGGCAATGAGCAGGTCCAGGCGTCGTGTCTCATCCGTATAAGTCTGGTACCATACCGGCAGAGTGAGATAGACCTCGGCCACCTCTTTTTCTTGTTTGGTCAGGTCTTCCAGTTTCACCAGCTCAAATATCGCGGACTGGGTAACGCTATTTACCGTCAGGCATTTATTAGGGGCTATAACGTAATACTTTTCCCCTCTCACTTCTTTTTGTGGTAGCTTGTTGTTCTCTTCATACAACTCTTTCTGATGCGTGGTGGTCGCCTCAAAATGTTGTGCCGGGTGTTTGCCCACCAATTCGCGCATCCTGTCCGGCTCTTCTATAAGCCTGGTCACATTATTCAGCAAGTAATAACTACCGCCATCACCTATTACAGACGCGTCCAGCGTTACACGCGGGTAAATATTGTCCAGGTCATCCCTTCTTATGTATATGGTATCAGTATTGTTGTTGCACACTACCAGTTGCAGGAAAAAACGGCTAGACTGGTTGGCTTCTGTTTCAGCAGAACCTATATACAGTTTTATGCCCATTGCCCGTGCATTGCTGATACAACCTATGAACAACAGCAGTGCAAGTATCGTCTTTTTCATATATTAACAAGTTATGTTTTTTATCTATCTTAAGGTGTTAAAAATAAACCGCTGTGAATGCAAGACCAAAAATAAAAATTACATCCGGCCCTGCAGACCGTATGCTGGATATTATTTCAATCGTACTGGTGATCGGGATCTGGAGCCTAGTGCTGTATCACTACAATATTCTGCCGGAGACCATCAACACCCATTTTGACGCTTCGGGCCACGTGAACGGTACCGGCAGCAAAAACACTTTGTTTGTCATTCCCATTATCAGTACCCTCCTGTTTTTCCTGTTTGTTGCACTGAACAGAGCACCGCACCTGTTCAACTACCCGGTAGCTATTACCGAAGAAAATGCCCTGCGACAATACAGCCTGGCCACCCGCATGCTGCGGGTGCTGAATACCGGACTACAGGTGAGTATGCTGGCTACGGCATATGCTATGGTCCGCTCACAGGATTCGGCCACGGTTGGCATATGGTTGCTGCCATTGATCATGGGGCTGACCACACTGCCGGTAGTCTATTATTTTATGCAGGCAAAAAAAGCGGGTTGACATCTTTATTCGGTTGTTTGTAGCGATTGTTTCTTAATTTAGACGCATGCAGGCGCTTACGTTTACAGAAGAGAATTATATCAAAGCTATATATACCATCTCCGACAGGAATGACACCGGGGAAGTTTCTGTAAATGAAATAGCCGAGCGCGTGCAAACCCGCCCCGCAACGGTGACCGACATGTTCAAAAAACTGTCGGAAAAAGAGTTGATACACTACGAGAAATATAAGAAAGTAAGGCTGACGAATGAAGGAACCCAAATTGCATTATCCATACTGCGCAAGCACAGGTTGTGGGAAACCTTTCTTTGCGACAAACTGAACTTTGCCTGGGACGAGGTGCACGAGATAGCAGAACAACTGGAACATATCCGCTCTCAGAAACTGATAGACCGCATGG encodes the following:
- a CDS encoding DUF1648 domain-containing protein, translating into MNARPKIKITSGPADRMLDIISIVLVIGIWSLVLYHYNILPETINTHFDASGHVNGTGSKNTLFVIPIISTLLFFLFVALNRAPHLFNYPVAITEENALRQYSLATRMLRVLNTGLQVSMLATAYAMVRSQDSATVGIWLLPLIMGLTTLPVVYYFMQAKKAG
- the moaA gene encoding GTP 3',8-cyclase MoaA — translated: MKLTDNHGRAVNYLRLAVTDRCNLRCFYCMPEHGIDWLDRAELMTWEEMLQICGVLINMGVEKIRITGGEPFARKNFMDFLRSLSQLEGLKELTLTTNGVLTAQYVPELKKLGIKSVNLSLDTVDRDRFFAITRRDELPKVLDTMHELLRHDIGVKINAVVMEGKNTQDIIPLAALTKDLPVAVRYIEEMPFSGTGTYAGLTWDHIRILDTLREQYPDIEKMQDPLYSTSYNYSIPGHKGTVGIIAAYTRSFCGTCNRVRITPQGELKTCLYGDGVLNVKDLLRKGYDEEMIQGNILRAINHRAKNGWEAEESRKADANRESMAAIGG
- a CDS encoding metal-dependent transcriptional regulator, with protein sequence MQALTFTEENYIKAIYTISDRNDTGEVSVNEIAERVQTRPATVTDMFKKLSEKELIHYEKYKKVRLTNEGTQIALSILRKHRLWETFLCDKLNFAWDEVHEIAEQLEHIRSQKLIDRMDEYLGFPEYDPHGDPIPKQNGELPASKAVPLTEIPVNTTCVFVAVNDTSSAFLQQLKRFNLEIGTELNVTERMPYDNSVWVTNKNGDNFQLSEKISVNILVV